tagccaagttccgcacacacgaggacggcctcaaccaggatcttgggttcatgtcacactatctgtaacccccacgactcgcctgggcttgcaaaatctcactaactagcctggctggagacaatacacatctctttaacctgtgcttaacactctctccactcacattgtctgtacctttgagacttgattacctgtaaagactcgcattccaaccattattttgtaaattgggtttgtgtctttatctgccctgtttgtgaacacaactcccactcacctgatgaaggagcagcgctccgaaagcgagtgctgccaaataaacctgttggactttaacccggtgttgtgagacttcttactgtgtttaccccagtccaacgccggcatctccacatcaggggtcAAGGTCAGGGGTcagaatcaagggttataggtCAAGATCAGGGGACAGTATCAGGGGTCGGGGTCAGGATCAAAGTTCAACATCAGGGATTTCTGGATGTTAGAGGTTAGGGGTCAGAGGTCAAGGATTTGAGGGAGCCAGGTTCTGAGGTCAAGTTGAAAGGTTGGAGGTGAGGATCAGGCATTGGGGGGGAGCGATGCGGAGTGTGGCTTTACCGggcggcccggtagcacagtggttagcactgctgcttcacagcgccagggacctgggttcgattcccagctcgggtcactgtctgtgtggagtttgcacattctcctcgtgtctgcgtgggtttcctccgggtgctccggtttcctcccacagtccaaagatgtgtgggttaggttgattggccaggttaaaaattgccccttagagtcctgggatgtgtaggttagagggattagtgggtaaatgtgtggggatagggcctgggtgggattgtggtcggtgcagactcgatgggccgaatggcctccttctgcactgtagggtttctatgatttctatgatttgatgatcaGGACTGGGTTCAAATGTCGGGCTGAACACGACacaacccaccccaccctcaccccccaccccttccctcagCCCCTTCCAAATCCTCtcccaaacccccaccctcctcaccttGATGGGGTAGAGCCTCCCGGGGACCTGGAGGACGGGGGCTCCGTTGAAGTAACGGGAGAAGAGCTCGACGTTGATGGTGGCTGAcatgaggaggaggcggaggCCGGGCCGGGCTGCCTGCAGACCCCGCAGGACCCCCAGGAGGAAGTCGGCGTGGAGGTGCCGCTCATGAGCCTCGTCCACGATGACGGCACGGTAACGGTCGAGAGCCGGCCCGGcggcctggagctgccgcaggaGGAGACCCTCGGTGAGGAAGAGGAGGCGGGCGCTGGGGGGCGCCGAGGCCTCGAAGCGGACGTGATAGCCCACCCAGGACGGCCGGAGGCACTCCAGCCCTACCCGGCGGGCCAGTGAGAGGCAGGCGATGCGGCGGGGCTGGGTGCAGACCACCCGCTCTCCCGGGCCGGCCCACTCCTCCAGCAGGTACTGCGGCACCTGGGTGGACTTGCCGCAGCCCGTGTcgcccgccaccaccaccaccgggcTGCCCCTCACCAGCTCCAGCAGCCGGGGCCGGTAGCTGGCCACGGGTAGTGCCCGCCGGCACTGGAGCAGGCGGCACAGGCGCCCAAAACTCTGCTTCTGCTGGAACTCGGCAAAGTGCCGCAAGGCCTGCCGGAACGCCGCCCGCTCCGGGATCTCCCCCTCCCCGGGGAGCTCCCGCCTCCTCCGCCCACGCCCCTCCCCGGGgagctcccgctcccccctcctccgcccacgCCCCTCCCTCGCTACATCCCCAGTCACCACCGACAGGTTAATCCGGTAACTGGGGTCGTACTCCATCGGCACATCCGCAAGCACCGCTCTCCTCACATCCCCTTTTCCccttctctcgctccctccctcctcttcccttctctcgctccctccctcctcttcccttctctcgctccatccctcttctctccttctctcactccctccctcctcttcccttctctcgctccctccctcttctctccttctctcgctccctccctcttctctccttctctcgctccctccctcctctctccttctctcgctccctcccttttctttccttctctcgctccctccctcctctttccttctcttgctccctccctcttctttccttctctcgctccctccctcttctttccttctctcgctccatccctcttctttccttctctcgctccatccctcttctttccttctctcgctccatccctctTCTTCCCTTCTCTCGCTACATCCCTCTTCTCtccttctctcgctccctccctcctctctccttctctcgctccctccctcttctctcctcctctcgctccctccttcctccctcctcctcttccctcgtttagctctcctcctctcctctccttcctCTTCCCCTCGCTCCTCGCCCCTTTTTTCCCTGGCCTCTCCCTGTTGCTCtgcccccttcctctccctccgGCTCTCCTGGAAGCGCTGGTAACGCTCCAGGAAGCTCCAGAACTCCCGACATTCCTCGCTCCCCACCCGGATGAAATCTTTCTCTCGGAAGAAGATCTCCTCCAGACGAGCTCTCCTCGCTGGGCAGCTCCAGTCATAGGCTTCCACTCCCCGGCTGGACATGGTCTTCTCCACCCTGACAGGGGGaactgtcactctctcatccCAATCAACTCCTGAAACCTTTCACAGCCCTGTGTCTGATATTTCAGCACAGTGTCAGGCTCCCTCTTAAAgggttcctctccctctctcgctgtgttAACCTGCCCCGGAGTCCAATAATGTTCTATGCTCCTTCTCAGTCTCCCTGTGACTCTAACCCTAACTCCCACCCACTCTAACCCTAAAGCCCACCTGCC
The window above is part of the Mustelus asterias unplaced genomic scaffold, sMusAst1.hap1.1 HAP1_SCAFFOLD_1063, whole genome shotgun sequence genome. Proteins encoded here:
- the LOC144487823 gene encoding putative ATP-dependent RNA helicase DHX34 — translated: MSSRGVEAYDWSCPARRARLEEIFFREKDFIRVGSEECREFWSFLERYQRFQESRRERKGAEQQGEAREKRGEERGEEEGEERRRAKRGKRRREEGGSERRREEGGSERRREEGGSERRREEGCSERREEEGWSERRKEEGWSERRKEEGWSERRKEEGGSERRKEEGGSKRRKEEGGSERRKEKGGSERRREEGGSERRREEGGSERRREEGGSERREEEGGSERRREEGWSERREEEGGSERREEEGGSERRGKGDVRRAVLADVPMEYDPSYRINLSVVTGDVAREGRGRRRGERELPGEGRGRRRRELPGEGEIPERAAFRQALRHFAEFQQKQSFGRLCRLLQCRRALPVASYRPRLLELVRGSPVVVVAGDTGCGKSTQVPQYLLEEWAGPGERVVCTQPRRIACLSLARRVGLECLRPSWVGYHVRFEASAPPSARLLFLTEGLLLRQLQAAGPALDRYRAVIVDEAHERHLHADFLLGVLRGLQAARPGLRLLLMSATINVELFSRYFNGAPVLQVPGRLYPIKVIYQPVEEPEGERRERIDPGPYLRVMQAIDHQYPAEERGDMLTFLSGAAEIAAVADAARAYANLTKRWIVLPLHSGLSSTEQDKVFDIAPPGVRKCIVATNIAETSVTIDGVRFVVDSGKVKEMSYDPKAKVHRLQEFWISRASAEQRKGRAGRTGPGVCYRLYAESEYDAFAPYPVPEIQRVALDSLVLQMKSMGLGDPRTFPFIEPPPLASVETAILYLRDQGALDSGENLTAVGRLLAQLPVDVVIGKMLILGCAFEIVEPVLTLAAALSLQSPFVRSRQGDPDCATARRPLESDDGDPFTLLNAFEEWLRVRLA